Proteins encoded together in one Quercus lobata isolate SW786 chromosome 3, ValleyOak3.0 Primary Assembly, whole genome shotgun sequence window:
- the LOC115979518 gene encoding uncharacterized protein LOC115979518: MLQFGRILVLPQNMACFGVRDEKLLDFQSPRRLSQQTDLPTWVPPSKFSEFQSEFCKSEYWLRDYYDDDTPCDCHIILPGNKIPKWFNHQSIESSISLWVGPEFPAFALCVAFCLVDEDEYDFACVVDIFTNGHKRTLVKKFFDKMHCDHRWFYGASHRLLQQEVGNLIQGDWNHVEISCKISLWTSTFGREIAPTIARMGVHVKCICGLHNSAICHENHDELVQPQGNRISKRIAHQRLKPFLPRGCHFILRKPYHTLCPIRSTSGQPLLKARKISNRRKRSL, translated from the exons ATGCTTCAG TTTGGAAGAATTTTAGTGCTTCCACAAAATATGGCGTGTTTTGGTGTGAGAGATGAGAAATTATTGGATTTTCAGTCACCTAGGAGACTATCGCAACAGACTGATCTTCCTACCTGGGTCCCTCCTTCCAAGTTCTCTGAATTTCAAAGTGAGTTCTGTAAAAGTGAGTATTGGTTACGAGATTATTATGACGATGACACTCCATGTGATTGTCACATTATATTACCAGGAAATAAGATACCAAAGTGGTTCAACCATCAAAGCATTGAAAGTTCCATATCATTGTGGGTTGGTCCAGAATTTCCAGCATTTGCTCTTTGTGTTGCTTTTTGTCTGGTGGATGAAGATGAATACGATTTTGCTTGTGTTGTTGACATTTTCACCAACGGTCATAAACGAACGCTAGTAAAGAAATTCTTTGATAAAATGCATTGTGATCATCGATGGTTTTATGGTGCATCTCATAGGTTGTTGCAGCAGGAAGTTGGAAACTTGATTCAAGGAGATTGGAATCATGTTGAAATTTCATGTAAAATCTCTCTTTGGACTAGTACATTTGGCAGAGAAATTGCTCCTACCATTGCAAGGATGGGGGTCCATGTGAAATGTATTTGTGGTCTTCATAATTCGGCCATCTGCCATGAAAACCATGATGAACTAGTCCAACCACAAGGCAATCGAATTTCAAAGAGAATTGCGCACCAACGGCTCAAACCATTTCTTCCTCGAGGTTGCCATTTTATCCTGCGCAAACCGTACCATACCTTGTGCCCAATCAGGAGCACTTCTGGTCAACCATTactaaaagcaagaaaaatcaGCAACAGGAGAAAGAGGTCCTTATAG